Proteins encoded in a region of the Novibacillus thermophilus genome:
- a CDS encoding dicarboxylate/amino acid:cation symporter has product MRGNLLTQIFAAFVIAIILGAMVGPAIEVVKPLGDLFLNLIKFIMAPLILTTLVVGVASTGNPKKLGRIGGKTVVYYLVTTGIAVVIGLAFGFLFSPGSGLDLTVSETEAVEPGEAEGFIQTLLGIIPTNPFSALAEGNVLQIIFFAIFVGVGITVVGNKAQPVQQFFEGFAEIMYKITGAVMRLAPIGVFGLIAPVVGEYGLSVLMPLLKAITAVAVACIVHALITYSIAVKKFASMNPFQFFKGISPAALIAFSTCSSSGTLPVTLKNTQENLGVSNRISSFVLPLGATINMDGTAIYQGIAVLFIAQFYGLDLTFVQLLTVVLTTVLASVGTAGIPGAGMIMLTMVLSTVQFPLEGIALIAGVDRILDMFRTCVNVVGDASAAVVVAGSEDELEGQATEKQSSPSVPM; this is encoded by the coding sequence ATGAGAGGCAATTTATTGACACAAATTTTTGCTGCCTTTGTCATCGCCATCATTCTCGGGGCTATGGTCGGTCCGGCCATCGAGGTTGTGAAACCGTTAGGGGACTTATTTTTAAACCTCATCAAATTCATCATGGCTCCACTCATTTTGACCACGTTAGTCGTCGGAGTGGCGAGTACCGGGAACCCGAAAAAACTTGGACGCATCGGCGGGAAAACGGTCGTGTATTACCTCGTGACAACGGGCATTGCGGTCGTCATCGGTTTAGCATTCGGATTTTTATTTTCTCCTGGCAGCGGATTAGACCTTACTGTTTCTGAAACGGAGGCAGTTGAACCTGGAGAGGCGGAAGGATTCATTCAGACGTTGCTCGGCATTATTCCGACCAATCCGTTTAGTGCCTTAGCTGAGGGAAATGTGTTACAAATTATTTTCTTTGCCATCTTTGTGGGGGTTGGCATTACGGTTGTAGGAAACAAAGCGCAACCGGTGCAACAGTTTTTTGAAGGGTTTGCCGAAATTATGTACAAAATTACTGGAGCGGTTATGCGCCTCGCACCGATCGGCGTATTCGGCCTCATTGCACCTGTCGTCGGAGAGTACGGCCTGTCTGTGCTGATGCCGCTGTTGAAAGCCATTACGGCCGTAGCCGTCGCGTGTATCGTGCATGCACTCATAACGTATTCCATTGCTGTCAAAAAGTTTGCCAGCATGAATCCGTTCCAATTTTTCAAAGGCATATCACCAGCGGCGCTCATTGCCTTCAGTACGTGCAGCAGTTCAGGAACGCTGCCGGTTACGTTGAAAAACACCCAGGAAAATTTGGGGGTATCTAACCGAATCTCCAGTTTCGTTCTCCCTCTGGGAGCGACCATTAATATGGACGGGACCGCTATTTATCAAGGGATTGCGGTCCTGTTTATAGCCCAGTTTTACGGGTTGGATCTGACATTTGTGCAATTGTTAACCGTCGTACTGACGACGGTATTGGCCTCGGTCGGCACGGCCGGCATTCCAGGGGCTGGAATGATTATGCTCACGATGGTGTTGAGTACTGTACAATTTCCGCTGGAAGGGATCGCGCTGATCGCGGGCGTGGACCGCATTTTAGACATGTTCCGCACATGTGTGAATGTCGTAGGTGACGCATCGGCTGCAGTAGTCGTCGCAGGGTCAGAAGATGAGCTAGAAGGTCAAGCGACAGAGAAGCAATCTTCACCCTCTGTTCCGATGTGA
- a CDS encoding Hsp20/alpha crystallin family protein, whose translation MALVPFEPFRQLESLREEMNRWMNHNFPSWAQQTFSFGPRVDVSQTDREVIVEAEIPGLTQEDELDIQVLPTQVVLTGEIRRTRKNQPGHLETSQQKEREPQNDNQPAEPDYYHTERYVGRFHRVISLPAEVDDAKASAEYENGVLEIRLPKVKADKGRRLNVRFH comes from the coding sequence ATGGCATTAGTTCCTTTTGAGCCGTTTCGTCAATTGGAATCGTTGCGCGAAGAGATGAACCGATGGATGAACCACAATTTCCCCAGCTGGGCCCAGCAGACATTCAGTTTCGGACCGCGTGTCGATGTTTCCCAAACAGATCGGGAAGTGATTGTCGAGGCCGAGATACCCGGCTTGACACAAGAAGACGAACTGGACATTCAAGTGCTCCCGACACAAGTCGTCTTAACAGGCGAGATACGCCGCACACGCAAAAATCAACCAGGACATTTGGAGACGTCTCAACAGAAAGAAAGGGAACCACAAAACGACAACCAACCGGCTGAACCCGACTATTATCACACTGAGCGATACGTGGGTCGGTTTCACAGAGTCATATCCCTGCCGGCGGAAGTAGACGATGCCAAGGCGTCAGCTGAATACGAAAACGGCGTGTTGGAAATACGCCTTCCCAAAGTCAAGGCGGACAAAGGGAGGCGTCTCAACGTTCGCTTTCATTGA
- the trxA gene encoding thioredoxin, protein MAIVNVTDQSFAAEVENGGTVLVDFWAPWCGPCKMIAPVLEEIDSEVGDKLKIAKLNVDENPDTSGRFGVMSIPTLMMFKDGEVVEKLVGFQPKEQLMDVLNKHI, encoded by the coding sequence ATGGCCATCGTGAATGTGACCGACCAATCGTTTGCAGCAGAAGTGGAAAACGGCGGTACGGTTTTAGTGGATTTTTGGGCGCCCTGGTGCGGACCGTGCAAAATGATTGCACCGGTGTTGGAGGAAATTGACAGTGAGGTTGGAGATAAATTAAAAATCGCCAAGTTGAACGTCGACGAAAACCCGGACACTTCGGGTCGTTTCGGAGTGATGAGCATTCCGACCCTGATGATGTTTAAAGACGGCGAAGTCGTTGAAAAACTGGTCGGATTTCAGCCAAAAGAACAGCTGATGGACGTTTTGAACAAACATATATAA